From Bombus vancouverensis nearcticus chromosome 15, iyBomVanc1_principal, whole genome shotgun sequence, the proteins below share one genomic window:
- the LOC117160516 gene encoding glutathione S-transferase 1-1-like has translation MPIDLYGLVYSPPCRSVLLLAKAIGVHLNLKTVSPMNGEHMKPDFLKLNPQHVIPTIDDNGFILCESRPIMGYLASKYAKNDSLYPKDPKKRGMVDQMLYFDAGSLHENMIKCYYPVALHGAHSLNEEDVQAVEKSCELLNTYLENREFVAGDTLTIADFAIHTTICILLCFDFDIGRYDNVAAWYNRCKQLLDKFGFEDVHAPGTKMFTELYQANLGKSS, from the exons ATGCCAATTGATTTATACGGCCTTGTGTATAGTCCGCCATGTCGGTCAGTTCTACTACTGGCAAAAGCGATTGGAGTCCACTTGAACCTGAAAACGGTTTCCCCCATGAACGGAGAACATATGAAGCCTGATTTCCTAAAG CTAAATCCTCAGCACGTGATACCGACGATAGACGATAACGGATTCATTCTGTGCGAAAG TCGGCCAATTATGGGATATTTGGCGAGCAAGTACGCCAAAAATGACTCTTTGTACCCAAAAGATCCGAAAAAGAGAGGCATGGTGGACCAAATGCTATACTTTGACGCCGGCTCGCTTCACGAGAACATGATTAAATGCTAC TATCCAGTAGCGTTACATGGAGCACACTCCCTGAACGAGGAAGACGTACAAGCCGTAGAAAAATCATGCGAATTGTTGAACACGTATCTGGAGAATAGAGAGTTCGTTGCCGGTGATACTCTTACCATCGCTGATTTTGCCATCCATACGACTATTTGCATTTTGTTG TGCTTCGACTTCGATATTGGTCGATACGACAATGTGGCTGCCTGGTACAATCGTTGCAAGCAACTCCTGGATAAATTCGGTTTCGAGGATGTGCACGCCCCTGGGACAAAAATGTTTACCGAATTGTATCAGGCGAATTTAGGAAAATCTAGTTAA